A section of the Delphinus delphis chromosome 1, mDelDel1.2, whole genome shotgun sequence genome encodes:
- the LRRC8C gene encoding volume-regulated anion channel subunit LRRC8C translates to MIPVTEFRQFSEQQPAFRVLKPWWDVFTDYLSVAMLMIGVFGCTLQVMQDKIICLPKRVQASQNQSSVSNVSQAVASTTPLPPPKPSPTNPVTVEMKGLKTDLDLQQYSFINQMCYERALHWYAKYFPYLVLIHTLVFMLCSNFWFKFPGSSSKIEHFISILGKCFDSPWTTRALSEVSGEDSEEKDNRKNVSRSNATPSGPEGGLVNSQSLKSIPEKFVVDKSTAGALDKKEGEQAKALFEKVKKFRLHVEEGDILYAMYVRQTVLKVIKFLIIIAYNSALVSKVQFTVDCNVDIQDMTGYKNFSCNHTMAHLFSKLSFCYLCFVSIYGLTCLYTLYWLFYRSLREYSFEYVRQETGIDDIPDVKNDFAFMLHMIDQYDPLYSKRFAVFLSEVSENKLKQLNLNNEWTPDKLRQKLQTNAHNRLELPLIMLSGLPDTVFEITELQSLKLEIIKNVMIPATIAQLDNLQELSLHQCSVKIHSAALSFLKENLKVLSVKFDDMRELPPWMYGLRNLEELYLVGSLSHDISKNITLESLRDLKSLKILSIKSNVSKIPQAVVDVSSHLQKMCIHNDGTKLVMLNNLKKMTNLTELELVHCDLERIPHAVFSLLSLQELDLKENNLKSIEEIVSFQHLRKLTVLKLWHNSITYIPEHIKKLTSLERLFFSHNKIEVLPSHLFLCNKIRYLDLSYNDIRFIPPEIGVLQSLQYFSITCNKVESLPDELYFCKKLKTLKIGKNSLSVLSPKIGNLLFLSYLDVKGNHFEILPPELGDCRALKRAGLVVEDALFETLPSDVREQMKTE, encoded by the coding sequence gTCATGCAAGACAAGATAATCTGCCTTCCAAAAAGAGTGCAGGCTTCTCAGAACCAGTCTTCCGTTTCGAATGTCTCTCAAGCAGTGGCCAGTACCACCCCACTGCCTCCACCGAAACCGTCTCCCACTAACCCAGTCACTGTGGAAATGAAAGGACTGAAGACGGATTTGGACCTTCAGCAGTACAGCTTCATTAACCAGATGTGCTATGAGCGAGCCCTCCACTGGTACGCCAAGTATTTCCCTTACCTTGTCCTCATCCATACCCTGGTCTTCATGCTCTGTAGCAACTTTTGGTTCAAATTCCCCGGTTCCAGCTCCAAAATAGAACATTTCATCTCGATCCTGGGGAAGTGTTTTGACTCTCCCTGGACCACACGGGCTTTATCTGAAGTGTCTGGGgaggactcagaagaaaaggacaaCAGGAAGAACGTGAGCAGGTCCAACGCCACCCCGTCTGGTCCGGAAGGCGGCCTGGTCAACTCTCAGTCTTTAAAGTCAATTCCTGAGAAGTTTGTGGTTGACAAATCCACTGCAGGGGCTCTAGATAAGAAGGAGGGTGAGCAAGCGAAGGCTTTATTTGAGAAGGTGAAGAAGTTCAGGCTGCACGTAGAAGAAGGTGATATATTATACGCCATGTATGTTCGTCAGACTGTACTTAAGGTTATAAAATTCCTAATCATCATTGCATATAATAGCGCCCTGGTTTCCAAAGTCCAATTTACAGTGGACTGCAATGTTGACATTCAGGACATGACTGGATATAAGAACTTTTCCTGCAATCACACCATGGCACACTTGTTCTCGAAACTCTCCTTTTGCTACTTGTGCTTTGTAAGTATCTACGGATTGACGTGCCTTTATACCTTATACTGGCTGTTCTACCGTTCTCTGAGGGAGTACTCTTTTGAGTACGTCCGGCAGGAAACTGGAATTGATGATATTCCAGACGTGAAAAATGACTTTGCTTTTATGCTTCATATGATAGATCAGTACGACCCTCTGTATTCCAAGAGATTTGCAGTGTTCCTATCTGAAGTGAGTGAAAACAAATTAAAGCAGCTGAACTTAAACAACGAGTGGACTCCGGATAAACTGAGGCAGAAGCTGCAGACGAATGCCCATAACCGCCTGGAATTGCCTCTCATCATGCTCTCTGGCCTTCCAGACACTGTTTTTGAAATCACGGAGTTGCAGTCTCTAAAACTTGAAATCATTAAGAATGTCATGATACCAGCCACCATTGCACAGCTAGACAATCTCCAGGAGCTCTCTCTGCACCAGTGCTCGGTCAAAATCCACAGCGCGGCGCTCTCCTTCCTGAAGGAGAACCTCAAGGTCTTGAGCGTCAAGTTTGATGATATGAGGGAGCTGCCCCCCTGGATGTATGGCCTCCGGAACCTGGAGGAGCTCTACCTGGTTGGCTCTCTAAGTCACGATATTTCCAAAAATATCACCCTTGAGTCTCTGCGGGATCTCAAAAGCCTTAAAATTCTCTCTATCAAAAGCAACGTTTCCAAAATCCCACAGGCAGTGGTTGACGTTTCCAGCCATCTCCAGAAGATGTGCATACACAACGATGGCACCAAGCTGGTGATGCTTAACAATCTGAAGAAGATGACCAACCTGACAGAGCTGGAGCTGGTCCACTGTGACCTGGAGCGCATTCCTCACGCCGTGTTCAGCCTGCTGAGCCTCCAGGAATTGGACCtcaaggaaaataatctgaagtcTATAGAGGAGATCGTTAGCTTCCAGCACTTGAGAAAGTTGACAGTGCTAAAACTGTGGCATAACAGCATCACCTACATCCCAGAGCACATAAAGAAACTCACCAGCCTGGAGCGCCTCTTCTTTAGTCACAACAAAATAGAGGTGCTGCCTTCCCACCTCTTCCTATGCAACAAGATCCGATACCTGGACTTGTCCTACAACGACATTAGATTTATCCCGCCTGAGATCGGAGTTCTACAAAGTTTACAGTATTTTTCCATCACTTGTAACAAAGTGGAGAGCCTTCCAGATGAACTCTATTTCTGTAAGAAACTCAAAACTCTGAAGATTGGGAAAAACAGCCTATCAGTACTTTCACCAAAAATTGGAAATTTACTATTTCTCTCCTATTTAGATGTCAAAGGCAATCACTTTGAAATCCTCCCTCCCGAACTGGGCGACTGTCGGGCTCTGAAGCGAGCTGGTTTAGTTGTAGAAGATGCTCTGTTTGAAACCCTGCCTTCTGATGTCCGGgagcaaatgaaaacagaataa